A region from the Papio anubis isolate 15944 chromosome 6, Panubis1.0, whole genome shotgun sequence genome encodes:
- the BAG2 gene encoding BAG family molecular chaperone regulator 2 isoform X2 yields MPHMWVEALREAATAVEQEKEILLEMIHSIQNSQDMRQISDGEREELNLTANRLMGRTLTVEVSVETIRNPQQQESLKHATRIIDEVVNKFLDDLGNAKSHLMSLYSACSSEVPHGPVDQKFQSIVIGCALEDQKKIKRRLETLLRNIENSDKAIKLLEHSKGAGTKTLQQNAESKFN; encoded by the exons GGTTGAAGCTTTGAGAGAAGCAGCAACTGCTgttgagcaagagaaagaaatccttCTGGAAATGATCCACAGTATCCAAAATAGCCAGGACATGAGGCAGATCAGTGACG gagaaagagaagaattaaatcTGACTGCAAACCGTTTGATGGGAAGAACTCTCACCGTTGAAGTGTCAGTAGAAACAATTAGAAACCCCCAGCAGCAAGAATCCCTAAAGCATGCCACAAGGATTATTGATGAGGTGGTCAATAAGTTTCTGGATGATTTGGGAAATGCCAAGAGTCATTTAATGTCGCTCTACAGTGCATGTTCATCTGAGGTGCCACATGGGCCGGTTGATCAGAAGTTTCAATCCATAGTAATTGGCTGTGCTCTTGAAGAtcagaagaaaattaagagaagaTTAGAGACTCTGCTTAGAAATATTGAAAACTCTGACAAAGCCATCAAGCTATTAGAGCATTCTAAAGGAGCTGGTACCAAAACTCTGCAACAAAATGCTGAAAGCAAATTCAATTAG